In Papaver somniferum cultivar HN1 chromosome 1, ASM357369v1, whole genome shotgun sequence, a genomic segment contains:
- the LOC113293978 gene encoding S-protein homolog 29-like has product MGVCSDSNTSLLLLLLLLSVLVSKSSSEKTRVQIKNDIEGYEVALDMHCMSNDDDLDHRLLHQGDEWYWEFKPSFIHTHFWCEFRWYDNWDYNWKYGTFVVYDRKPFHDEYYNLCGDDCLYYARRDGFYVYHSVSDGDDWEKRGEWHIE; this is encoded by the coding sequence ATGGGTGTTTGTAGCGATAGCAATACaagtttgttgttgttgctgctattgTTGTCAGTTCTGGTTTCCAAATCTTCATCTGAGAAGACCAGAGTGCAAATAAAGAATGATATTGAAGGTTATGAAGTTGCATTGGACATGCACTGCATGTCGAACGATGACGATCTAGATCATCGGTTGCTCCATCAAGGTGACGAGTGGTATTGGGAATTTAAACCATCTTTTATTCATACACACTTTTGGTGTGAGTTTCGTTGGTATGATAATTGGGATTATAATTGGAAATATGGCACTTTTGTCGTTTATGATAGAAAACCATTCCACGATGAATACTATAACCTCTGTGGTGACGATTGCTTGTACTATGCTCGTCGAGATGGATTTTATGTGTACCATAGCGTCAGTGACGGAGATGACTGGGAGAAAAGAGGTGAATGGCATATTGAATGA